The following are encoded together in the Neomonachus schauinslandi chromosome X, ASM220157v2, whole genome shotgun sequence genome:
- the TCP11X2 gene encoding LOW QUALITY PROTEIN: T-complex protein 11 homolog (The sequence of the model RefSeq protein was modified relative to this genomic sequence to represent the inferred CDS: inserted 2 bases in 1 codon; substituted 1 base at 1 genomic stop codon), whose translation MYNAFWDHLKEQLLSTPPDFTCALELLKEVKENRLRNEIEEALDMDLLEQEAEHGALDVPHLSNYILNLMTLLCAPVRDEAVQKLESMTDPVQLLKGNFHVLGLMKMDMVNYTTQSLRPYLQEHSVQYEQAKFQELLDKQPVLLDCTTKWLTKAATDLTMXSPSSFGFPSSSSLASSPPNWAANNXPNPTVVLYQGYLNLLLWDPDNDKFPETLLMDRIRLQEMESQLHQLAILASVLLVARSFSGNVLFSSPEFVDKLKCITNALAEEFNSGPQETMVSVSEQVSREIHQGLKDMDLTVLSAENTASLIGQLQNIAKKENCVHNIIDQQIRLFLKCCLVHGMQESLRDFPGGLSLIKGELTELGWKFFNLMHHNQQVFNPYNAEILKNIIPPAQAQEKEVESF comes from the exons AACCGCCTAAGAAATGAGATTGAAGAAGCTCTGGACATGGATCTCCTTGAGCAGGAAGCAGAACATGGGGCCCTGGATGTCCCTCATCTCTCTAACTACATTCTCAATTTGATGACCCTGCTATGTGCACCAGTCCGTGATGAAGCAGTGCAGAAACTAGAAAGCATGACAGATCCTGTGCAGTTACTAAA GGGTAACTTCCATGTTCTGGGACTGATGAAAATGGACATGGTGAACTATACTACCCAGAGCCTTCGACCCTACCTGCAGGAACATTCTGTCCAGTATGAACAAGCTAAATTCCAGGAACTCCTTGACAAGCAGCCCg TTCTCCTTGATTGCACCACAAAATGGCTAACCAAAGCAGCAACAGACCTCACTATGTGATCTCCAAGTTCTTTTGGCTTTCCCAGCTCTTCCAGCTTGGCCAGTTCACCTCCAAATTGGGCAGCTAACAA CCCCAATCCCACAGTGGTGCTATACCAGGGTTACCTGAACCTTCTTCTCTGGGATCCTGACAATGACAAGTTCCCTGAG ACTCTGCTGATGGACAGAATCCGGCTACAGGAGATGGAGTCCCAATTGCACCAGTTAGCCATCCTGGCCTCAGTCTTGCTAGTAGCCAGAAGTTTCTCTGGTAATGTTTTATTCAGCTCACCTGAATTTGTGGATAAACTGAAATGCATAACCAACGCCCTGGCAGAGGAATTTAACTCTGG GCCTCAAGAGACTATGGTGAGTGTGAGTGAACAAGTGTCCCGGGAAATCCATCAAGGACTCAAAGATATGGACCTTACTGTCCTGAGTGCTGAAAACACAGCATCTCTTATAGGCCAACTCCAGAATATCGCCAAGAAGGAGAACTGTGTTCATAACATCATTG ATCAGCAAATCCGTTTGTTTCTCAAATGTTGTTTGGTTCATGGCATGCAGGAGTCTCTGCGAGACTTCCCTGGAGGCCTTAGTCTCATCAAAGGGGAATTGACAGAACTAGGCTGGAAGTTTTTCAATTTGATGCATCACAATCAGCAGGTATTTAACCCCTACAATGCTGAAATCCTAAAAAATATCATCCCTCCAGCTCAGgcacaagaaaaagaagtggagTCTTTCTGA